The Frondihabitans australicus genome includes a region encoding these proteins:
- a CDS encoding phosphotransferase family protein, whose protein sequence is MSDETVETVETLRFNPNNATTATVERVRATDGTTRVVKRLRRAGTVTESLAHWRSSAEPSDWNSWIREADVYGDTRFSASLRGTGLGLPGADVVRHGDTIDLRLEDVDGTAGPDFSLDDHVAVASGLGRWPARPLEPMPEWASRGFLRAYATSRPADYTLVDDDAAWDQPLIRDTWPSGLRDGWQRLLQRQDDLFAVMERLPRTLCHLDAWVANVIRRPSGEVVLVDWAFAGDGAVGEDLGNYLPDAVFDLFWPAERLAELEAACWPAYLGGLREAGWTGSERDARLGLVASCVKYIWLLPLLLGAAGGANHSAYHRPAEPEHLFRQRGLALAHRVGWADEAFALLG, encoded by the coding sequence ATGAGCGACGAGACTGTCGAGACCGTCGAGACCCTGCGCTTCAACCCGAACAACGCCACGACCGCCACCGTCGAGCGCGTCCGCGCCACCGATGGCACCACGCGGGTCGTCAAGCGGCTGCGCCGGGCGGGCACCGTGACCGAGTCGCTCGCCCACTGGCGGTCGTCCGCCGAGCCGAGCGACTGGAACTCCTGGATCCGCGAGGCGGACGTCTACGGCGACACCCGATTTAGCGCATCGCTGCGCGGAACGGGTCTCGGGCTCCCGGGCGCCGACGTCGTCCGGCACGGCGACACGATCGACCTGCGGCTCGAGGACGTCGACGGCACAGCCGGCCCCGACTTCTCGCTCGACGACCACGTCGCCGTCGCGAGCGGTCTCGGCCGTTGGCCGGCCCGACCCCTCGAGCCGATGCCGGAGTGGGCCTCGCGCGGGTTCCTCCGCGCCTACGCGACGAGCCGGCCTGCCGACTACACACTTGTCGACGACGACGCGGCCTGGGATCAGCCGCTGATCCGCGACACCTGGCCGAGCGGTCTGCGTGACGGCTGGCAGCGGCTCCTGCAGCGGCAGGACGACCTCTTCGCCGTGATGGAGCGCCTACCGCGGACCCTGTGCCACCTCGACGCCTGGGTGGCCAACGTGATCCGGCGGCCGTCGGGCGAGGTCGTGCTCGTCGACTGGGCGTTCGCCGGCGACGGGGCCGTCGGAGAGGACCTCGGCAACTACCTCCCCGACGCGGTCTTCGACCTCTTCTGGCCGGCCGAACGGCTCGCCGAGCTCGAGGCCGCCTGCTGGCCCGCCTACCTCGGAGGCCTCCGCGAGGCGGGCTGGACGGGCAGCGAGCGCGACGCCCGGCTCGGCCTCGTCGCGTCGTGCGTGAAGTACATCTGGCTGCTTCCGCTCCTGCTCGGTGCGGCGGGCGGCGCGAACCACTCGGCCTATCACCGCCCGGCCGAGCCCGAGCATCTCTTCCGGCAGCGGGGCCTGGCGCTCGCCCATCGCGTGGGCTGGGCGGACGAGGCGTTCGCGCTGCTCGGGTGA
- a CDS encoding GDSL-type esterase/lipase family protein, which translates to MKDTRCCFVGDSLVVGVGDSSGLGWVGRIGDAATAAGIPFTTYNLGVRGDTTAMVGDRILREIEPRLAAATDARVVLSVGVNDTVEVDGLRRASLDESLIALEGIIAAIAPAGLLVVGPPAVDDDEQNERIDELSRAFARRCDERGVPFVGVYAATAADEVWRGETRDGDGFHPDAAGYARLAALVERSLLDWLRS; encoded by the coding sequence ATGAAGGACACTCGCTGCTGCTTCGTGGGGGACTCGCTCGTGGTGGGCGTGGGGGACTCCAGCGGACTGGGGTGGGTCGGGCGCATCGGAGACGCAGCGACAGCCGCAGGCATTCCGTTCACCACGTACAACCTGGGCGTGCGCGGGGACACGACCGCCATGGTCGGCGATCGGATCCTGCGCGAGATCGAGCCGCGACTCGCAGCTGCCACCGACGCCCGAGTCGTGCTCTCCGTCGGAGTGAACGACACCGTCGAGGTCGACGGCCTGCGGCGCGCGAGTCTCGACGAATCGCTGATCGCGCTCGAGGGGATCATCGCCGCGATCGCGCCTGCCGGACTGCTGGTCGTCGGGCCGCCGGCCGTCGACGACGATGAGCAGAACGAGCGGATCGACGAGCTGAGCCGCGCGTTCGCACGCCGGTGCGACGAGCGTGGCGTGCCCTTCGTCGGCGTCTACGCCGCGACGGCGGCCGACGAGGTCTGGCGAGGAGAGACTCGCGACGGCGACGGCTTCCACCCGGACGCCGCCGGCTACGCCCGGCTGGCGGCCCTCGTCGAGCGCTCCCTCCTCGACTGGCTCCGGTCATGA
- a CDS encoding NAD(P)/FAD-dependent oxidoreductase, protein MSDAAAVYDVAVVGGGPAGLSAALNLVRARRRVLLIDSNRPRNSATLVAHGFLTRDGISPLELRKLGRDEFLAYEGAEHRMTLAQRISRVDGGFHIACEMRGKASEATARTVLVATGLTETLPVIDNLRAFYGTSFHSCIECDGYDKRDQALAVIGEFPDLAERALLLSQWSDDLVVFTNGADVVTMVEEDALDARGIAVDRRTISGIVGDRDGVTGIRMTDGDVVDRVGGFVRPGWSSELHYLDDLDPDVDADGLLVDDGHGRTTIAGLYVAGESAAPGPQQLIVAAGSGARTAATINRDLVGGIRDLADAVQ, encoded by the coding sequence GTGAGCGACGCCGCCGCTGTCTACGACGTCGCCGTCGTCGGCGGCGGGCCCGCCGGCCTCAGCGCTGCGCTGAACCTCGTGCGAGCGCGCCGTCGGGTCCTGCTGATCGACAGCAACCGCCCGCGCAACTCGGCGACGCTCGTGGCGCACGGATTCCTCACTCGCGACGGCATCTCGCCGCTGGAGCTACGGAAGCTCGGCCGCGACGAGTTCCTCGCGTACGAGGGCGCCGAGCACCGAATGACGCTGGCGCAGCGCATCTCCCGCGTCGACGGCGGCTTCCACATCGCCTGCGAGATGCGCGGCAAGGCCAGCGAGGCCACGGCTCGCACCGTCCTGGTCGCCACGGGTCTGACCGAGACGCTGCCCGTGATCGACAACCTCCGGGCGTTCTACGGGACCTCCTTCCACAGCTGCATCGAGTGCGACGGCTACGACAAGCGCGACCAGGCCCTCGCCGTGATCGGCGAGTTCCCCGACCTCGCCGAGCGCGCGCTGCTCCTGTCGCAGTGGAGCGACGATCTCGTCGTGTTCACGAACGGCGCCGACGTCGTCACCATGGTCGAAGAGGACGCCCTCGACGCTCGCGGCATCGCCGTCGATCGGCGAACCATCTCCGGCATCGTCGGCGACCGCGACGGAGTGACCGGCATCAGGATGACCGACGGCGACGTCGTCGACCGCGTCGGCGGCTTCGTGCGCCCCGGCTGGTCCAGCGAGCTCCACTACCTCGACGACCTCGATCCCGACGTCGACGCAGACGGCCTGCTCGTCGACGACGGCCACGGTCGCACGACCATAGCGGGGCTCTACGTCGCCGGCGAGTCGGCGGCGCCCGGCCCTCAGCAGCTCATCGTGGCCGCAGGATCCGGCGCGCGAACCGCCGCCACCATCAACCGCGACCTGGTGGGCGGCATTCGCGACCTCGCCGATGCTGTACAGTAG
- the gltX gene encoding glutamate--tRNA ligase yields MSASFTTATGADVRVRFCPSPTGTPHVGLIRTALFNWAYARHTGGKLIFRIEDTDAARDSEESYEQIIEALRWMNLDWDEGVEVGGPHAPYRQSQRHDIYQGVIEQLKERGLLYESFVTPEEMEARNVANGRDAKQGYDNFERELSQEQRDAFRAEGRLPALRLRVPDRDLSFDDLVRGPITFPEGSFTDFVVVRPNGIPLYTFVNPVDDAIMGITHVLRGEDILSSTPRQIALYEALVEIGIATHIPRFGHLPYVMGDKNKKLSKRDPESNLFLHREHGMLPEGLGNYLALLGWSLSHDRDVFSMDEMTAAFDVSDVNPNPARFDEKKAESINGDHIRRLLPADFSARLVPYLGGLVENPPTAAQQSVLDAAAPLVQERMQLLGEAPGMLGFLFTGDDDLVYDDDALATLGDTSGEVLRASIDALAQVEEWSHATLEEYLRAALVDGLGLKPRLAFGPLRVAVSGRRVSPPLFESMEILGRDSTMARLEKLAARA; encoded by the coding sequence ATGTCAGCCTCATTCACCACAGCGACCGGCGCCGATGTGCGCGTTCGCTTCTGTCCGTCGCCCACCGGCACGCCTCACGTCGGCCTGATCCGCACGGCCCTGTTCAACTGGGCCTACGCGCGCCACACCGGCGGCAAGCTGATCTTCCGCATCGAAGACACCGATGCCGCCCGCGACAGCGAGGAGAGCTACGAGCAGATCATCGAGGCTCTGCGCTGGATGAACCTCGACTGGGACGAAGGCGTCGAGGTCGGCGGGCCGCACGCTCCGTACCGCCAGTCGCAGCGACACGACATCTACCAGGGCGTGATCGAGCAGCTGAAGGAGCGCGGGCTCCTATACGAGTCGTTCGTCACCCCGGAGGAGATGGAGGCCCGCAACGTCGCGAACGGTCGCGACGCGAAGCAGGGCTACGACAACTTCGAGCGCGAGCTGTCGCAGGAGCAGCGGGACGCCTTCCGCGCCGAGGGCCGTCTCCCGGCTCTTCGCCTCCGCGTCCCGGACCGCGACCTGAGCTTCGACGACCTCGTGCGCGGCCCCATCACGTTCCCCGAGGGCTCCTTCACCGACTTCGTCGTCGTGCGCCCCAACGGCATCCCGCTGTACACGTTCGTCAACCCGGTCGATGACGCGATCATGGGCATCACGCACGTGCTGCGGGGGGAGGACATCCTGTCCTCCACGCCCCGACAGATCGCCCTGTACGAGGCGCTGGTCGAGATCGGCATCGCGACGCACATCCCGCGCTTCGGTCACCTGCCCTACGTCATGGGCGACAAGAACAAGAAGCTGTCGAAGCGCGACCCCGAGTCGAACCTCTTCCTCCACCGCGAGCACGGAATGCTGCCCGAGGGTCTCGGCAACTACCTGGCGCTGCTCGGCTGGTCGCTGAGCCACGACCGCGACGTGTTCTCGATGGACGAGATGACAGCGGCGTTCGACGTGAGCGATGTCAACCCCAACCCGGCGCGCTTCGATGAGAAGAAGGCTGAGTCGATCAACGGCGACCACATCCGTCGGCTCCTGCCGGCTGATTTCAGCGCTCGGCTCGTGCCGTATCTCGGGGGGCTGGTCGAGAACCCGCCGACGGCCGCCCAGCAGTCCGTGCTCGATGCCGCGGCGCCACTGGTGCAGGAGCGCATGCAGCTGCTCGGCGAGGCGCCCGGCATGCTGGGCTTCCTGTTCACCGGCGATGACGACCTCGTCTACGACGACGACGCCCTCGCCACGCTCGGCGACACGTCGGGCGAGGTGCTGCGTGCGTCGATCGACGCGCTCGCGCAGGTGGAGGAGTGGTCTCACGCCACGCTCGAGGAGTACCTCCGCGCAGCACTCGTCGACGGTCTCGGGCTCAAGCCCCGGCTCGCGTTCGGACCGCTGCGAGTGGCCGTGTCGGGCCGCCGAGTGAGCCCGCCGCTGTTCGAGTCGATGGAGATCCTGGGCCGAGACTCGACAATGGCTCGGCTCGAGAAGCTGGCAGCGCGGGCGTGA
- a CDS encoding fumarylacetoacetate hydrolase family protein, giving the protein MKIARFASPDEDPRFGVVDGDDLVVLAGDPMYAGYETTGERVPMSGVKILAPVIPRSKVVGIGLNYYDHADEMGQEAPEFPVVFLKPNTTVIGPGDAIQLPPVEGQVDLEGELAIVIGSIAKKVRPEDYADVVFGYTIANDVTARTVQQSDGQWTRAKSYDTFCPIGPYIETELDWTDVTIQSRVDGELLQRETTQHMIHKIPDLVAYVSQIFTLLPGDIILTGTPAGVGPFTAGQTVEISIDGLGSLINPVRNRD; this is encoded by the coding sequence GTGAAGATCGCGCGTTTTGCCAGCCCTGACGAAGACCCCCGCTTCGGCGTCGTCGACGGAGACGACCTCGTCGTCCTCGCCGGCGATCCCATGTACGCCGGGTACGAGACCACGGGCGAGCGCGTCCCGATGAGCGGCGTGAAGATCCTGGCGCCCGTGATCCCGCGGTCGAAGGTGGTCGGCATCGGCCTCAACTACTACGACCACGCCGACGAGATGGGGCAGGAGGCTCCGGAGTTCCCGGTGGTCTTCCTCAAGCCGAACACGACCGTCATCGGCCCGGGCGACGCGATCCAGCTCCCGCCGGTCGAGGGCCAGGTCGACCTGGAGGGCGAGCTCGCCATCGTCATCGGCAGCATCGCGAAGAAGGTGAGGCCCGAGGACTACGCCGACGTCGTCTTCGGCTACACGATCGCGAACGACGTCACCGCCCGCACCGTGCAGCAGAGCGACGGGCAGTGGACCCGCGCCAAGAGCTACGACACGTTCTGCCCGATCGGCCCGTACATCGAGACCGAGCTGGACTGGACCGACGTCACCATCCAGTCGCGCGTCGACGGCGAGCTGCTCCAGCGCGAGACGACGCAGCACATGATCCACAAGATCCCCGACCTCGTCGCGTACGTCAGCCAGATCTTCACCCTCCTGCCCGGCGACATCATCCTCACCGGCACCCCGGCCGGCGTCGGCCCGTTCACCGCGGGTCAGACCGTCGAGATCTCGATCGACGGGCTGGGGTCGCTCATCAACCCCGTTCGCAACCGCGACTGA
- a CDS encoding proline dehydrogenase family protein, with the protein MAKMHDDVVGDAPLATAIPEGLADAAVALAGDWARRAGSAPSTGSAELLSQVLKDESGLAFTIGFVDRVVRPEDLGVAARNLRTLSASAPAFLPWHLRAAVRIGGVLAPVMPGLVVPLARRVLRRMVGHLIVDSRDDRLGAAIAALRKDGTRLNLNLLGEAVLGDAEADHRLAGTRALLERDDVDYVSIKVSSIVSQLSMWAFDETVARVVEKLTPLYEIAATSRQAKFINLDMEEYRDLDLTLTVFTTLLDQPQLKHLEAGIVLQTYLPDALSAMQRLSAWSTARVDAGGAPVKVRVVKGANLAMEHVDAAVHDWPLATYDTKRQSDTNYKRVLSWAMTPSRTRAVRLGVAGHNLFDIAFAHLLAEQRGVSADVEFEMLLGMAEGQADLVRQAVGGLLLYTPVVHPREFDVAISYLIRRLEENASHDNFMSAVFELASTPTLFEREKQRFLDAIADLDDAVPAPHRQQSRLTEQLEPSTGGFSNTPDTDPALAANRDWGRRILSSVPTSTLGSDTIAAARADTAIAVDQVVDGALAAAPSWAALRGAGRAAVLRRAAVELGRRRADLIEVAAAETGKTIAEGDVEVSEAIDFANYYATLAEELDRVDGAVYEAPRLIVVTPPWNFPVAIPTGGTLAALAAGAGVVLKPAGQAKRCGAVLVEALWAAGVPRDVLRLVDVDEGDLGRRLVSHPAVDRVILTGAYETAELFRSWRPDLPLLAETSGKNAIIVTPSADLDLAASDVIKSAFGHAGQKCSASSLVILVGSVARSERFRRQLVDAAASMRVGLPSDPTTQMGPIVEPAAGKLLRGLTELGAGESWLVQPRRLDETGRLWSPGIRTGVAPGSDFHRTEFFGPVLGIMAATTLDEAIRLQNATDYGLTAGLHTLDARELATWLDRVEAGNLYVNRGITGAIVRRQPFGGWKRSAVGAGGKAGGPNYLVHLGSWTPAPLTTPAGRPLTASVEAIVGAVEKSTPTHAEGLRAAAIADDVAWATTYGAAVDVSQVGLERNVFRYRPLPVTVRLAEGGDPADLARVLVAGTRAGARLTVSSAIALPPALVAALRPETVSIVDDAGFDALLSRGDLATSRIRLVGPPSAQGRLAIALRGDPSVAVFAARVTPSPRLEVLPFLREQAVAITAHRFGNPDPWSESVL; encoded by the coding sequence ATGGCAAAGATGCACGATGACGTCGTCGGCGACGCACCCCTGGCGACAGCGATCCCCGAGGGACTGGCCGACGCCGCCGTGGCCCTGGCGGGCGACTGGGCGAGGCGCGCGGGGTCGGCGCCGAGCACGGGGTCGGCCGAGCTCCTGAGCCAGGTGCTCAAAGACGAGTCGGGTCTCGCGTTCACGATCGGCTTCGTCGACCGGGTCGTCCGGCCCGAAGACCTCGGTGTGGCGGCGCGCAACCTGCGGACGCTCTCGGCGTCGGCCCCGGCCTTCCTGCCGTGGCACCTGCGCGCGGCAGTCCGCATCGGCGGCGTGCTCGCGCCGGTCATGCCGGGCCTCGTCGTGCCGCTCGCCCGCCGCGTGCTCCGCCGCATGGTCGGCCACCTCATCGTCGACTCCCGCGACGACCGACTCGGCGCCGCCATCGCCGCCCTGCGCAAAGACGGCACGCGCCTCAACCTGAACCTCCTCGGCGAGGCCGTGCTCGGCGACGCCGAGGCCGACCACCGCCTGGCCGGCACGCGCGCGCTTCTCGAGCGCGACGACGTCGACTACGTCTCGATCAAGGTCTCGTCGATCGTGAGCCAGCTGTCGATGTGGGCCTTCGACGAGACCGTCGCCCGGGTCGTCGAGAAGCTGACTCCCCTCTACGAGATCGCCGCGACCTCCCGGCAGGCGAAGTTCATCAACCTCGACATGGAGGAGTATCGCGACCTCGACCTCACCCTCACCGTCTTCACGACCCTCCTCGACCAGCCGCAGCTGAAGCACCTCGAGGCCGGCATCGTGCTGCAGACCTACCTGCCCGACGCCCTCTCCGCGATGCAGCGCCTGAGCGCCTGGTCGACCGCCCGTGTCGACGCCGGCGGCGCCCCGGTGAAGGTCCGCGTGGTCAAGGGAGCGAACCTCGCGATGGAGCACGTCGACGCGGCCGTGCACGACTGGCCCCTGGCGACCTACGACACGAAGCGGCAGAGCGACACGAACTACAAGCGCGTGCTCTCCTGGGCGATGACGCCCTCGCGCACGCGGGCCGTCCGGCTCGGCGTCGCGGGCCACAACCTCTTCGACATCGCGTTCGCGCACCTCCTCGCCGAGCAGCGGGGCGTCTCGGCCGACGTCGAGTTCGAGATGCTGCTGGGTATGGCGGAGGGCCAGGCGGACCTCGTGCGGCAGGCGGTGGGCGGGCTCCTGCTCTACACGCCCGTCGTGCACCCGCGCGAGTTCGACGTCGCGATCAGCTACCTCATCAGGCGGCTCGAGGAGAACGCGTCGCACGACAACTTCATGTCGGCCGTCTTCGAGCTCGCCTCGACCCCGACGCTCTTCGAGCGCGAGAAGCAGCGGTTCCTCGACGCCATCGCCGACCTCGACGACGCGGTGCCCGCGCCGCACCGTCAGCAGTCGCGCCTCACCGAGCAGCTCGAGCCGAGCACGGGAGGCTTCTCGAACACACCCGACACCGACCCCGCGCTCGCCGCGAATCGCGACTGGGGGCGCAGGATCCTCTCGTCCGTCCCCACCTCCACCCTCGGCAGCGACACCATCGCCGCGGCCCGCGCCGACACCGCGATCGCCGTCGACCAGGTCGTCGACGGCGCCCTCGCCGCCGCGCCGTCCTGGGCGGCGCTCCGCGGCGCCGGCCGCGCGGCCGTGCTCCGCCGGGCCGCGGTCGAGCTCGGGCGGCGCCGCGCCGACCTCATCGAGGTGGCCGCGGCCGAGACGGGCAAGACGATCGCCGAGGGCGACGTCGAGGTGAGCGAGGCGATCGACTTCGCGAACTACTACGCGACTCTCGCGGAGGAACTCGACCGGGTCGACGGTGCCGTCTACGAGGCGCCGCGGCTCATCGTCGTCACGCCGCCGTGGAACTTCCCCGTGGCGATCCCGACAGGTGGCACTCTGGCCGCGCTCGCCGCGGGAGCGGGCGTCGTCCTCAAGCCCGCCGGGCAGGCGAAGCGCTGCGGCGCCGTCCTGGTCGAGGCGCTCTGGGCCGCCGGTGTGCCGCGCGACGTGCTCCGGCTGGTCGACGTCGACGAGGGCGACCTCGGCCGCAGGCTCGTGTCGCACCCGGCCGTCGACCGCGTCATCCTCACCGGCGCCTACGAGACCGCCGAGCTGTTCCGGTCGTGGCGGCCAGACCTCCCGCTGCTCGCCGAGACGAGCGGCAAGAACGCGATCATCGTCACTCCGAGCGCCGACCTCGACCTCGCCGCCTCCGACGTCATCAAGTCGGCCTTCGGGCACGCGGGGCAGAAGTGCTCGGCGTCGAGCCTGGTGATCCTCGTCGGCTCCGTCGCTCGCTCCGAGCGCTTCCGTCGACAGCTCGTCGACGCCGCGGCGTCGATGCGGGTGGGGCTCCCCTCCGACCCGACCACGCAGATGGGCCCGATCGTCGAGCCGGCCGCCGGGAAGCTGCTGCGCGGCCTCACCGAGCTCGGGGCAGGGGAGTCCTGGCTCGTCCAACCTCGCCGCCTTGATGAGACCGGCCGGCTCTGGTCGCCCGGCATCCGCACCGGAGTCGCACCGGGCAGCGACTTCCACCGCACCGAGTTCTTCGGGCCGGTCCTCGGCATCATGGCCGCCACGACACTCGACGAGGCGATCCGGCTCCAGAACGCCACCGACTACGGCCTCACCGCGGGGCTCCACACCCTCGACGCCCGAGAGCTGGCCACCTGGCTCGACCGGGTCGAGGCCGGAAACCTCTACGTGAACCGCGGCATCACGGGCGCGATCGTGCGGCGTCAGCCGTTCGGCGGATGGAAGCGCTCGGCCGTCGGGGCGGGCGGCAAGGCGGGTGGCCCCAACTACCTGGTGCACCTCGGCTCCTGGACCCCGGCCCCTCTGACCACGCCGGCCGGCCGGCCGCTCACGGCCTCGGTCGAGGCGATCGTCGGCGCCGTCGAGAAATCGACTCCGACGCACGCCGAGGGTCTTCGGGCCGCGGCGATCGCCGACGACGTGGCGTGGGCGACGACCTACGGCGCCGCCGTCGACGTGTCGCAGGTGGGGCTCGAGCGCAACGTGTTCCGCTATCGGCCACTGCCGGTGACGGTCCGCCTGGCCGAGGGCGGCGACCCGGCCGATCTCGCCCGGGTGCTCGTGGCGGGAACGCGGGCAGGAGCCCGGCTCACGGTCAGCTCGGCGATCGCCCTGCCGCCCGCGCTCGTCGCCGCCCTGCGCCCGGAGACCGTCTCGATCGTCGATGACGCGGGGTTCGACGCCCTCCTGTCTCGCGGCGACCTCGCGACCTCCCGCATCCGTCTCGTCGGCCCGCCGAGTGCCCAGGGGCGGCTGGCGATCGCGCTGAGGGGAGATCCGTCCGTCGCTGTCTTTGCGGCGAGAGTCACCCCCTCGCCTCGGCTGGAGGTCCTCCCGTTCCTGCGCGAGCAGGCCGTCGCGATCACGGCCCACCGCTTCGGCAATCCCGACCCCTGGAGCGAGTCCGTCCTCTGA
- a CDS encoding TetR/AcrR family transcriptional regulator: protein MSTSTGSGAARRPATPGHYAKGLAKREAILDAALPVFGQSGFHGASLREIARQCGVSHQSLMHYFPTKEELLLAVVRKRDERLRTHFGDAGGMSLGRLVDLAEYNVDVPGVIQLFNTASAEATSPEHPAHDYYADFYDRIIESTTDYLETAERHHLLAPGFTAASAARVVLAVQDGLQLQWLYDRAAVRVAELMRLVIATVVSVPLEELDALVATEQPPAEA, encoded by the coding sequence GTGAGCACCTCGACCGGATCCGGCGCCGCTCGGCGCCCGGCGACCCCCGGGCACTACGCCAAGGGGCTCGCGAAGCGCGAGGCGATCCTCGACGCCGCGCTGCCGGTGTTCGGGCAGTCCGGCTTCCACGGAGCGTCGCTGCGCGAGATCGCGCGCCAGTGCGGGGTGTCGCACCAGTCGCTCATGCACTACTTCCCGACGAAGGAGGAGCTGCTCCTCGCCGTCGTCCGCAAGCGCGACGAGCGGCTCCGCACGCACTTCGGCGACGCCGGCGGAATGAGCCTCGGCCGCCTGGTCGACCTGGCCGAGTACAACGTCGACGTGCCGGGAGTCATCCAGCTCTTCAACACGGCGTCCGCCGAGGCGACGTCGCCCGAGCACCCGGCCCACGACTACTACGCCGACTTCTACGACCGGATCATCGAGTCGACCACCGACTACCTCGAGACGGCCGAGCGCCACCACCTTCTCGCTCCCGGCTTCACGGCCGCGTCAGCCGCGCGCGTCGTGCTGGCGGTGCAGGACGGCCTGCAGCTGCAGTGGCTCTACGATCGCGCGGCGGTCCGGGTCGCCGAGCTGATGCGGCTGGTGATCGCGACCGTCGTGTCGGTGCCGCTCGAGGAGCTCGACGCGCTCGTCGCCACCGAGCAGCCGCCCGCCGAGGCCTGA
- a CDS encoding YdeI/OmpD-associated family protein, translated as MATFRTAIYAPRPTVAGIEVPPEIIDELGAGKKPAVVVEVGGYTYRSTVGVMGGKSLIPLSSEHRKASGLSAGDEVEVTLTLDEAPRVVAVPSDLQGLLDSDPAATAAYEALSYSRQRALVEPIDQAKTAETRQRRIEKALESLRG; from the coding sequence ATGGCCACCTTCCGCACCGCCATCTACGCGCCCCGGCCCACGGTCGCCGGCATCGAAGTGCCGCCCGAGATCATCGACGAGCTGGGCGCCGGCAAGAAGCCCGCCGTCGTCGTCGAGGTCGGTGGCTACACGTATCGCAGCACCGTCGGCGTCATGGGCGGCAAGTCGCTCATCCCGCTGTCGTCCGAGCACCGCAAGGCGTCGGGTCTCTCCGCGGGCGACGAGGTCGAGGTGACGCTCACGCTCGACGAGGCGCCGCGGGTGGTCGCCGTGCCGAGCGATCTCCAGGGGCTGCTCGACTCGGATCCTGCGGCCACAGCCGCCTACGAGGCCCTCTCGTACAGCCGCCAGCGCGCCCTGGTCGAGCCGATCGATCAGGCCAAGACCGCCGAGACGCGTCAGCGCCGCATCGAGAAAGCCCTCGAGTCGCTGCGGGGCTGA
- a CDS encoding LysR family transcriptional regulator substrate-binding protein — protein sequence MPDEPPFRVGIVPGVTLTKWSRVWSERHPSRPLAVSVLEAQDPTAALRDDLDVLLARLPIPAEGFHAIRLYDEQPFVVLPKGHVLADLDALDVEDLEGETRHDLDATLGPAVQIEVVGAGAGVTVLPQSLARLHSRKDVVSRPLSGVPPTTIALVWPEGRDSDDIQDFIGIVRGRTANSSRGRSADADAGGGAAPARPSQKPQAAAPKTRGAAGARGRRPAAGSGSSRRRGRR from the coding sequence GTGCCCGACGAGCCGCCGTTCCGCGTCGGGATCGTGCCCGGCGTGACGCTCACGAAGTGGTCTCGCGTCTGGTCCGAGCGCCACCCGTCCCGCCCCCTCGCGGTCAGTGTTCTGGAGGCTCAGGATCCCACGGCCGCCCTGCGAGACGACCTCGACGTCCTCCTCGCCCGCCTCCCGATCCCCGCGGAGGGTTTCCACGCGATCCGCCTCTACGACGAGCAGCCCTTCGTGGTCCTGCCGAAGGGGCACGTGCTGGCCGACCTCGACGCGCTCGACGTCGAAGACCTCGAGGGCGAGACCCGCCACGACCTCGACGCGACCCTCGGCCCCGCCGTCCAGATCGAGGTGGTGGGCGCAGGAGCCGGCGTGACCGTCCTCCCGCAATCCCTCGCCCGCCTCCACAGCCGCAAGGACGTCGTGTCGAGGCCGCTCTCGGGCGTGCCTCCGACGACCATCGCTCTCGTCTGGCCCGAGGGGCGCGATTCGGACGACATCCAGGACTTCATCGGCATCGTCCGCGGACGCACGGCGAACAGCTCCCGCGGGCGGTCGGCCGACGCCGATGCCGGCGGCGGCGCCGCCCCCGCGAGGCCGTCGCAGAAGCCGCAGGCGGCCGCGCCGAAGACCCGGGGTGCCGCCGGAGCCAGAGGCCGTCGTCCGGCTGCCGGATCCGGCTCCTCCCGCAGGCGCGGTCGGCGCTAG
- a CDS encoding DUF5997 family protein: MKATTAAKKLGVYLPATPAEFQEGPVTRDELDSLVANPPEWLATLRREGPHPRPEVARKLGITISGLARAGVDDVLTTAEIQDLLTEMPTWLSQERHNLAVVREEEQRVRERDAERAARREAEGR; encoded by the coding sequence ATGAAGGCGACGACGGCCGCCAAGAAGCTGGGCGTCTATCTGCCGGCGACGCCGGCCGAGTTCCAGGAGGGCCCCGTCACTCGCGACGAGCTCGACTCCCTCGTCGCGAACCCGCCGGAGTGGCTTGCGACGCTGCGCCGCGAGGGGCCGCATCCCCGCCCGGAGGTCGCGCGCAAGCTCGGCATCACCATCTCGGGCCTCGCCCGGGCCGGCGTCGACGACGTGCTGACCACCGCCGAGATCCAGGACCTCCTGACCGAGATGCCGACGTGGCTGTCGCAGGAGCGCCACAACCTCGCCGTCGTGCGGGAAGAGGAGCAGCGGGTGCGCGAGCGCGACGCCGAGCGCGCCGCCCGCCGGGAGGCCGAGGGCCGCTAA